A DNA window from Enterobacter cloacae subsp. cloacae ATCC 13047 contains the following coding sequences:
- a CDS encoding helix-turn-helix domain-containing protein: MLSIFGKKTRPHHEMEAIISATAGYEEKTLRKWQKISTCNSDNIHIIVSGEVEFRRSSDDLCMFTLQGQCIFGLSAIFYNSTHMQGVVRSNTVVRTIHKDQFQQLMTQHGLWPELTKVLAWYICLLSKRDDVLVARSAYSVVREFLIEINELIVDHQRDINIYDYIQEYTNLARSTIIKILSDLKKGQYIVVEKGRLISLTTLPEKY, encoded by the coding sequence ATGTTAAGCATTTTTGGTAAAAAAACACGTCCCCATCATGAAATGGAAGCCATTATTTCTGCAACGGCCGGGTATGAAGAAAAAACGTTAAGAAAATGGCAAAAAATATCAACCTGTAACTCCGATAATATTCACATTATCGTCAGCGGAGAAGTCGAGTTCCGCCGCAGTTCTGATGACTTATGTATGTTTACGCTACAGGGACAATGTATCTTTGGTCTCTCCGCTATTTTCTACAACTCTACGCATATGCAGGGCGTGGTGCGCAGTAATACCGTGGTTCGTACCATACATAAAGATCAATTCCAGCAGTTAATGACTCAGCACGGGCTGTGGCCTGAACTGACCAAAGTGCTGGCATGGTATATCTGTTTGCTCAGCAAGCGGGATGATGTTTTAGTTGCCCGCAGCGCGTACTCCGTCGTCCGTGAATTCCTGATAGAAATTAACGAGCTGATTGTTGATCATCAGCGAGATATTAATATTTATGATTATATTCAGGAATACACCAACCTGGCACGCAGCACCATTATTAAAATTCTCTCAGACCTGAAAAAAGGTCAATATATTGTGGTCGAGAAAGGGCGACTGATTAGCCTGACCACCCTGCCGGAAAAATATTAA
- a CDS encoding N-acetylmuramoyl-L-alanine amidase: MKRAFSTLLLALLLAGCATEKGIVDKGAYELDTRHQAQAAYPRIKVLVIHYTADDFDSSLATLTDKNVSSHYLIPAKPPAPDGKPRIWQLVPENELAWHAGISFWRGTNRINDTSVGIELENRGWQKTAGVKHFSPFEPAQIAALVPLAKDIIARYHIKPENVVAHADIAPQRKDDPGPLFPWRELAEQGIGAWPDASRVAFYMNGRPRYQAVETAALLDLLARYGYEVPDNSTPAQQKRIIMVFQMHFRPQLWNGVADVETLAIAEALLEKYGQG, from the coding sequence ATGAAACGCGCGTTTTCAACACTCCTGCTGGCGCTGTTGCTGGCAGGGTGCGCCACGGAAAAAGGCATTGTGGATAAAGGCGCCTATGAACTGGATACCCGCCACCAGGCGCAGGCGGCCTATCCGCGCATCAAGGTGCTGGTTATCCACTATACGGCGGATGACTTTGACAGTTCGCTGGCCACGCTGACGGACAAGAACGTCAGCTCCCACTATTTGATCCCGGCGAAGCCGCCCGCACCGGACGGTAAACCGCGCATCTGGCAGCTGGTTCCCGAGAACGAACTGGCCTGGCATGCGGGTATCAGCTTCTGGCGCGGCACCAACCGCATTAATGATACGTCGGTTGGCATTGAGCTTGAGAATCGCGGCTGGCAAAAAACGGCCGGGGTAAAACACTTTTCCCCGTTCGAACCCGCGCAAATTGCGGCCCTGGTGCCGCTCGCAAAAGACATTATTGCCCGCTATCACATTAAACCCGAGAACGTGGTGGCCCATGCGGATATCGCGCCTCAGCGCAAGGACGATCCCGGTCCGCTGTTCCCGTGGCGCGAGCTTGCAGAGCAGGGGATTGGCGCCTGGCCCGACGCGTCCCGGGTGGCGTTCTATATGAACGGGCGGCCACGGTATCAGGCCGTGGAGACCGCAGCGTTACTTGATTTGCTCGCGCGTTACGGTTACGAGGTTCCCGACAACAGCACCCCCGCTCAGCAGAAGCGCATCATTATGGTCTTCCAGATGCACTTCAGGCCGCAGCTGTGGAACGGCGTGGCAGATGTGGAAACGCTGGCCATTGCCGAAGCACTTTTAGAGAAATACGGGCAGGGGTAA
- a CDS encoding heavy metal-binding domain-containing protein: MQFSTTPTLEGQPITEYCGVVTGEAILGANIFRDFFAGIRDIVGGRSGAYEKELRKAREIAFKELGEQAKALGADAVVGIDIDYETVGKDASMLMVSVSGTAVKTRR; encoded by the coding sequence ATGCAGTTTTCAACAACGCCAACCCTGGAAGGGCAGCCGATTACCGAGTATTGCGGTGTGGTCACGGGCGAAGCCATTCTGGGGGCCAACATTTTTCGCGATTTCTTTGCCGGTATCCGCGATATCGTCGGCGGCCGCTCTGGCGCGTATGAAAAAGAGCTGCGTAAAGCCCGGGAAATCGCCTTTAAAGAGCTGGGCGAACAGGCCAAGGCACTGGGGGCGGATGCGGTCGTGGGGATTGATATTGACTACGAAACCGTCGGTAAAGATGCCAGCATGCTGATGGTGAGCGTAAGCGGTACGGCGGTGAAAACCCGTCGATGA
- a CDS encoding lipoprotein, with product MRYSALTLLVPCALVLSACTTTVTPAFKDIGTRSGPCIEGGPDTVAQQFYDYRIQHRSNDLTGLRPYLSDGLAKLLNDATRDPQHNALLKSDPFSSRTTLPDSAEVASASTIPNTDARNIPLRVKLTQGTQTWQDEVLMIREGQCWAVDDVRYIGGSVHAPAGTLRQSIENR from the coding sequence ATGCGCTACTCTGCTTTAACGCTTTTGGTGCCCTGCGCGCTGGTGCTCAGCGCGTGTACCACCACGGTCACGCCAGCCTTTAAGGATATCGGTACCCGCAGCGGCCCCTGTATAGAGGGCGGCCCGGATACCGTGGCGCAACAGTTCTATGATTATCGCATTCAACACCGCAGCAACGATCTCACCGGCCTGCGTCCGTATCTGAGCGATGGGCTGGCAAAACTGCTGAACGATGCCACGCGCGATCCGCAGCACAACGCGCTGCTGAAATCCGATCCGTTCTCCAGTCGCACGACGTTGCCGGACAGCGCCGAGGTGGCCAGCGCCTCGACCATCCCGAACACCGATGCGCGTAACATCCCCCTGCGCGTGAAGCTGACCCAGGGCACCCAAACCTGGCAGGATGAAGTGCTGATGATCCGCGAAGGCCAGTGCTGGGCGGTGGATGACGTACGCTATATCGGCGGGAGCGTACACGCCCCGGCAGGCACGCTGCGCCAGTCGATTGAGAATCGCTAA
- the artP gene encoding arginine ABC transporter ATP-binding protein ArtP produces MSIKLNGINCFYGAHQALFDITLECPEGETLVLLGPSGAGKSSLLRVLNLLEMPRSGTLAIAGNHFDFAKTPSDKAIRELRQNVGMVFQQYNLWPHLTVLQNLIEAPCRVLGLSKDQAMARAEKLLERLRLKPYSDRYPLHLSGGQQQRVAIARALMMEPAVLLFDEPTAALDPEITAQIVSIIRELAETNITQVIVTHEVEVARKTASRVVYMENGYIVEQGDASCFTNPQTDAFKNYLSH; encoded by the coding sequence ATGAGTATTAAACTAAACGGCATTAACTGCTTCTACGGCGCACACCAGGCGCTGTTCGACATCACGCTGGAGTGCCCGGAAGGCGAAACGCTGGTTTTGCTTGGCCCAAGTGGCGCGGGTAAAAGTTCTCTTTTGCGTGTCCTTAATCTGCTTGAAATGCCCCGTTCAGGAACGCTGGCTATCGCCGGTAACCACTTTGATTTTGCGAAAACGCCGTCCGATAAAGCGATTCGTGAACTGCGTCAAAACGTTGGCATGGTCTTCCAGCAATACAACCTCTGGCCGCACCTGACCGTCCTGCAAAACCTGATTGAAGCGCCCTGTCGCGTTCTCGGTTTGAGCAAGGATCAGGCCATGGCGCGTGCTGAAAAGCTGCTGGAGCGTCTGCGCCTTAAGCCCTACAGCGATCGTTATCCGCTGCACCTCTCCGGGGGTCAGCAACAGCGTGTGGCGATTGCCCGTGCGCTGATGATGGAGCCAGCGGTACTGCTGTTTGATGAGCCGACCGCCGCGCTGGACCCGGAAATCACCGCCCAGATCGTGAGCATCATTCGTGAGCTGGCGGAAACCAACATTACTCAGGTCATCGTCACCCATGAAGTGGAAGTGGCGCGTAAAACCGCCAGCCGTGTGGTCTACATGGAAAACGGGTATATCGTTGAGCAAGGTGATGCGAGTTGCTTTACCAACCCGCAAACCGATGCCTTCAAAAACTACTTATCTCACTGA
- the artI gene encoding arginine ABC transporter substrate-binding protein ArtI, with amino-acid sequence MKKVLIAALLASFSLSATAAQTIRFATEASYPPFESIDANNKIVGFDVDLANALCKEIDATCTFSNQAFDSLIPSLKFRRIDAVMAGMDITPEREKQVLFTTPYYDNSALFIGQKGKFTSVDQLKGKKVGVQNGTTHQKFIMDKHPEITTVPYDSYQNAKLDLQNGRIDGVFGDTAVVTEWLKANDKLAPVGDKVTDKDYFGTGLGIAVRQGNTELQQKFNAALEKVKKDGTYETIYKKWFQK; translated from the coding sequence ATGAAAAAAGTATTGATTGCCGCGCTGCTCGCTAGCTTCAGCCTTTCCGCTACCGCAGCCCAGACCATCCGTTTCGCCACCGAAGCGTCCTATCCTCCGTTTGAATCTATCGACGCCAACAACAAGATTGTGGGCTTCGATGTCGATCTGGCTAACGCGCTGTGTAAAGAGATCGACGCGACCTGTACCTTCAGCAACCAGGCGTTTGACAGCCTGATCCCAAGCCTGAAGTTCCGCCGTATCGACGCCGTGATGGCCGGTATGGACATCACCCCAGAGCGTGAAAAGCAGGTGCTGTTCACCACGCCGTACTATGACAACTCCGCCCTGTTTATTGGTCAGAAAGGGAAATTTACCTCTGTTGACCAGCTGAAAGGCAAAAAAGTGGGCGTACAGAACGGCACCACGCACCAGAAATTCATCATGGATAAACATCCGGAAATCACCACCGTGCCTTACGACAGCTACCAGAACGCGAAGCTGGATCTGCAGAACGGCCGTATCGATGGCGTGTTTGGTGACACCGCGGTAGTGACCGAATGGCTGAAAGCCAACGATAAACTCGCGCCAGTGGGCGACAAAGTGACCGATAAGGACTACTTCGGCACAGGTCTGGGGATTGCCGTTCGTCAGGGCAACACTGAGCTGCAGCAGAAATTCAACGCTGCGCTGGAAAAAGTGAAGAAAGACGGCACCTACGAAACCATCTATAAAAAATGGTTCCAGAAGTAA
- the artQ gene encoding arginine ABC transporter permease ArtQ has product MNEILPLASAAGMTVGLAVCALIIGLVLAMFFAVWESAKWFPVAWTGSALVTVLRGLPEILVVLFIYFGSSQLLLTLSDGFTLNLGVVQIPVQMQIENFDVSPFLCGVIALSLLYSAYASQTLRGALKAVPQGQWESGQALGMSKAAIFFRLVMPQMWRHALPGLGNQWLVLLKDTALVSLISVNDLMLQTKSIATRTQEPFTWYIVAAAIYLVITLLSQYILKRIDLRATRFERRPG; this is encoded by the coding sequence ATGAATGAAATTCTTCCTTTAGCAAGCGCCGCCGGGATGACCGTCGGCCTTGCCGTTTGCGCACTGATTATCGGCCTGGTGCTGGCGATGTTCTTTGCGGTATGGGAATCTGCAAAGTGGTTCCCTGTCGCCTGGACCGGCTCCGCGCTGGTCACCGTGCTGCGTGGGCTACCGGAGATTCTGGTGGTCCTGTTTATCTATTTCGGTTCCTCACAGCTGCTGCTGACGCTGTCGGACGGCTTTACCCTCAATCTTGGCGTCGTGCAGATCCCGGTGCAGATGCAGATTGAAAACTTCGACGTCAGCCCGTTCCTCTGTGGCGTCATTGCCCTTTCCCTGCTCTATTCTGCGTACGCGTCGCAAACCCTGCGCGGTGCGCTGAAAGCGGTACCGCAAGGACAATGGGAATCTGGCCAGGCGCTGGGAATGTCGAAAGCGGCGATCTTCTTCCGTCTGGTGATGCCGCAGATGTGGCGTCATGCCCTGCCGGGTTTAGGGAACCAGTGGCTGGTGCTGCTGAAAGATACGGCGCTGGTGAGCCTGATAAGCGTTAACGATTTAATGCTGCAAACCAAAAGCATCGCTACCCGCACCCAGGAGCCGTTTACCTGGTACATTGTGGCGGCGGCTATCTACCTGGTGATCACGTTGCTGAGTCAGTACATCCTTAAGCGTATTGACCTGCGTGCGACGCGCTTTGAACGGAGACCAGGCTGA
- the artM gene encoding arginine ABC transporter permease ArtM, translating to MLDYLPELMKGLHTSLTLTVASIIVALILALIFTIILTLKTPVLVWIVRGYITLFTGTPLLVQIFLIYYGPGQFPSLQEYPVIWHLLSEPWLCALIALSLNSAAYTTQLFYGAIRAIPEGQWQSCGALGMSKKDTLAILLPYAFKRALSSYSNEVVLVFKSTSLAYTITLMEVMGHGQLLYGRTYDVMVFGAAGVVYLVVNGLLTLMMRLIERKALAFERRN from the coding sequence ATGCTGGACTATTTACCCGAGCTGATGAAAGGGCTGCACACCAGCCTGACGTTGACCGTGGCGTCCATCATCGTGGCGCTGATCCTGGCGCTGATCTTTACCATCATCCTGACGCTGAAAACGCCGGTGCTGGTGTGGATTGTGCGCGGCTATATCACCCTCTTTACCGGTACGCCGCTGCTGGTGCAGATCTTCCTGATTTACTACGGCCCGGGCCAGTTCCCGTCGCTACAGGAGTATCCGGTTATCTGGCATCTGCTCTCTGAGCCGTGGCTGTGTGCCCTGATCGCCCTTTCACTGAACAGCGCTGCCTACACCACTCAGCTGTTCTACGGAGCGATCCGCGCCATTCCTGAAGGACAATGGCAGTCCTGCGGCGCGCTCGGCATGAGCAAAAAAGATACGCTGGCCATTTTGCTGCCGTACGCCTTTAAGCGTGCCCTCTCCTCTTACTCCAACGAAGTGGTGCTGGTGTTCAAGAGTACCTCGCTGGCCTACACCATCACCCTGATGGAAGTGATGGGCCACGGGCAACTGCTGTATGGACGCACCTACGATGTGATGGTGTTTGGCGCGGCAGGCGTGGTGTATCTGGTAGTTAACGGACTGTTGACGCTGATGATGCGCCTGATCGAGCGTAAAGCGCTGGCATTTGAGCGCAGAAATTAA
- the artJ gene encoding arginine ABC transporter substrate-binding protein ArtJ produces MKKLVLAALLATFAAGATAADKINFGVSATYPPFESLDASNQIVGFDIDLAKALCKQMQADCTFTNHAFDSLIPSLKFKKYDAVISGMDITPERSKQVAFTDPYYANSAVVIAKKGAYKSFDELKGKRIGMENGTTHQKYLQDKHPEVKTVAYDSYQNAIIDLKNGRIDGVFGDTAVVNEWLKTNPQLGTATEKVTDPQYFGTGLGIAVRPDNKALLAKLNGALKAIKADGTYQKISDQWFPQ; encoded by the coding sequence ATGAAAAAGTTAGTTCTGGCCGCATTACTGGCAACGTTTGCCGCAGGCGCAACGGCTGCCGATAAAATCAATTTCGGCGTTTCTGCCACGTATCCACCATTTGAATCGCTGGATGCCAGCAACCAGATCGTGGGTTTTGATATCGATCTGGCGAAAGCGCTGTGCAAACAGATGCAGGCCGACTGCACCTTTACCAACCATGCCTTTGACAGCCTGATCCCGTCCCTGAAATTTAAAAAATACGACGCGGTGATCTCCGGTATGGACATCACGCCAGAGCGTAGCAAGCAGGTGGCCTTCACCGACCCATACTACGCCAACTCGGCGGTGGTCATTGCGAAGAAAGGGGCTTATAAATCCTTTGATGAGCTGAAAGGCAAACGCATCGGGATGGAAAACGGCACCACGCACCAGAAATACCTCCAGGATAAACATCCTGAAGTGAAAACCGTGGCCTATGACAGCTATCAGAACGCGATTATCGACCTGAAAAATGGCCGTATTGATGGCGTATTTGGTGACACCGCGGTCGTCAACGAATGGCTGAAAACCAACCCGCAGCTCGGTACGGCAACCGAAAAAGTGACCGATCCGCAGTACTTCGGTACGGGTCTGGGCATTGCGGTGCGTCCGGATAACAAAGCGTTGCTGGCAAAACTGAACGGCGCGCTGAAGGCGATTAAAGCTGACGGTACGTATCAGAAAATCAGCGACCAGTGGTTCCCGCAGTAA
- a CDS encoding sensor histidine kinase, producing the protein MMRRFSLSQRLTLLFILLMMLCAAVACAVQLYSSMQYGNAMVQRLSGGLAQQIVQREPILNAQGRVDRTALKPLFDRLMTFNPSVELYVVSPDGDILADAAPPGHIQRQSINLAPVQEFLSGAAMPVFGDDPRSQNKKVFSATPLRQDGELKGYLYIILQGEESNALADMAWHKALWSTVLWSMLWVALFGLLAGLLIWYWVTRPVKRLTREVAGLEHDSMSAIRALAVQQPDVAAKDEVALLRNNFIELARKITHQWDQLADSDRQRREFIANISHDLRTPLTSLLGYLETLSLKSATLTPQEHQQYLATALRQGQKVRHLSQQLFELARLEHGGIKPQRERFAMGELISDVAQKFELTARTRELQLQIDVPGPLPLVYADVSMIERVVTNLLDNAIRHTPTGGKIRLAVWQENEKLQVEVADSGTGVDAALRDDLFQRPSALNPQATRENRGGLGLLIVKRMLELHGGGIRLMESVSGARFRFFVPL; encoded by the coding sequence ATGATGCGCCGCTTTAGCCTGAGCCAGCGCCTGACGCTGCTGTTCATTTTATTGATGATGCTCTGTGCCGCCGTCGCCTGCGCCGTCCAGCTCTACAGCAGCATGCAGTATGGTAACGCCATGGTTCAGCGTCTCTCTGGCGGCCTGGCGCAACAGATCGTGCAGCGCGAACCAATTCTGAACGCCCAGGGCAGGGTCGACCGTACCGCGCTGAAACCGCTCTTTGACAGGCTGATGACCTTCAACCCGAGCGTGGAACTGTACGTCGTCTCCCCGGATGGCGATATCCTGGCCGATGCCGCCCCGCCGGGCCATATTCAGCGACAAAGCATCAATCTCGCGCCGGTACAGGAGTTCCTCAGCGGTGCGGCCATGCCGGTTTTTGGCGACGATCCGCGTAGCCAGAACAAGAAAGTGTTCAGCGCGACGCCGTTACGTCAGGACGGCGAGCTTAAAGGCTATCTGTATATTATTTTACAGGGCGAGGAGTCGAACGCGCTGGCGGACATGGCCTGGCACAAGGCGCTGTGGAGTACGGTGCTCTGGTCGATGCTGTGGGTGGCGCTGTTTGGCCTGCTGGCGGGCTTACTGATCTGGTACTGGGTCACGCGTCCGGTTAAACGATTGACGCGTGAAGTGGCCGGGCTGGAGCATGACAGCATGAGCGCGATACGCGCGCTGGCGGTCCAACAGCCGGATGTGGCAGCAAAAGATGAAGTGGCGCTCCTGCGTAACAATTTTATCGAGCTGGCACGCAAAATCACCCACCAGTGGGATCAACTGGCCGACAGCGACCGCCAGCGCCGGGAGTTTATCGCCAATATTTCCCACGACTTACGCACGCCGCTGACCTCGCTGCTGGGCTATCTGGAGACGCTGTCGCTGAAATCCGCCACACTGACGCCGCAGGAGCATCAGCAATACCTCGCCACGGCGTTGCGTCAGGGGCAAAAGGTGCGTCACCTGTCACAGCAGCTGTTTGAGCTTGCGCGTCTTGAGCACGGCGGCATCAAGCCCCAGCGCGAGCGTTTTGCGATGGGAGAGCTTATTTCCGACGTGGCGCAAAAGTTTGAACTCACGGCGCGCACGCGCGAGCTTCAGCTCCAGATAGACGTTCCCGGGCCGCTGCCGCTGGTGTATGCCGATGTCTCGATGATAGAGCGCGTGGTGACCAATCTGCTGGATAACGCCATCCGCCATACCCCCACCGGCGGCAAGATCCGTCTCGCCGTATGGCAGGAGAATGAAAAGCTACAGGTTGAGGTGGCCGATTCAGGAACCGGTGTGGATGCCGCGCTGCGCGACGATCTGTTCCAGCGGCCTTCAGCGTTGAATCCGCAGGCAACGCGGGAGAATCGCGGTGGGTTAGGGCTGTTGATTGTCAAACGGATGCTGGAACTACACGGGGGAGGGATCAGGCTGATGGAGTCGGTGAGCGGGGCGCGATTCAGGTTCTTCGTGCCGTTGTGA